One Mucilaginibacter ginkgonis genomic region harbors:
- a CDS encoding DUF5686 and carboxypeptidase regulatory-like domain-containing protein, giving the protein MYKRIIFSAALLLWVFTASAQQFTLSGNIVDDTGAPVPFASILVKGTTRGTSANNDGNYSLNLAKGQYEILFKAIGYKEELKRVNISGNTKLDVRLAVAAYQLNAVTIRPGGEDPSYAIIRKAIRKRNGYLNEVNAYSAEVYLKGLQKLLAAPKKFLGRDINQIAREYGLDSNRRGIVYLSESQSKLTFEKPDKIHEEMISSKVSGSNRAFSFNRASDIRVNMYENYQNWEQISNRPLVSPIADNALSYYNYKWLGTSEENGETINKIQVTPKHSYDPAFAGIIYIMEDSWRLHSFDLEITKSANLNIVDTLKVKEQYVPVGKKVWMPSTAKMEFNGGIFGFKFGGYFIAVYSNYNLNPTLNQKEFAEVLKIPQGVNKKDSVYWQQERPVPLTTEEITDYQKKAILAKKRESKPYLDSLDRIGNRVTANKLLLTGILERDRYKKQYTYFSPLLTSFLYNTVEGFTFNYNVNYVKQIDSINNKYLRLGGNVRYGIRNERFHGFVDGTVPLSGSTLSFAVGNSMFDINNTNPTSPLFNTFNSLFRRLNQLKLYERSFVTVSLNKRIYGGLRGGITIDYSDRQWLPNTSLYSITNLQNYEFTSNNPLTPKADNPLFPRNQSFTVNLHASYNFSNRYETYPTGRRYLPSPYPTLTVNYTRAIRNVFGSDVDYNFVKATLSKEDISLGPIGKSSFYIGAGKFFGVKQIYFTDYAHFYGNEGVFFVNAPNAFLILPLYEFSTPESYLEAHYEHNFGGYFLSRVPLIRKLKLHEIVNVNYLATPQIGNYVEFAAGVQLYGIRFQMGRSFRTDGHSTSTALIGLALPMRPARPN; this is encoded by the coding sequence ATGTATAAAAGAATAATTTTTTCCGCGGCTCTTTTACTTTGGGTCTTTACCGCCTCGGCGCAGCAATTTACGCTAAGCGGTAATATTGTTGATGATACCGGCGCACCGGTTCCATTTGCCAGCATCCTGGTTAAGGGTACCACCCGTGGCACATCTGCCAACAACGACGGTAACTATAGCCTTAACCTTGCCAAAGGCCAGTATGAGATCTTATTTAAAGCCATCGGCTACAAAGAAGAGTTAAAACGCGTCAATATTTCGGGCAATACAAAATTAGATGTGAGGCTTGCCGTAGCGGCATATCAACTTAACGCTGTAACCATCCGCCCCGGTGGCGAAGACCCTTCTTATGCCATCATCCGCAAAGCTATCCGCAAAAGAAATGGTTACCTAAACGAAGTAAACGCCTACAGTGCCGAGGTATATTTAAAAGGCCTTCAAAAACTACTGGCCGCGCCTAAAAAGTTTTTGGGCAGGGATATCAATCAGATCGCGCGGGAATACGGCCTCGATTCTAACCGCAGGGGGATTGTCTACCTGTCAGAATCACAATCGAAACTCACATTTGAAAAGCCTGACAAGATACACGAGGAGATGATCTCTTCAAAAGTATCGGGCAGTAACAGGGCATTTAGCTTTAACCGCGCGTCTGATATCCGGGTTAACATGTACGAGAATTACCAGAACTGGGAGCAGATCAGCAACCGGCCGCTGGTATCGCCCATTGCAGATAACGCCTTAAGCTATTACAATTACAAATGGCTGGGCACATCAGAAGAAAACGGCGAGACGATCAACAAGATACAGGTAACACCAAAGCACAGTTACGATCCGGCATTCGCGGGCATAATCTACATTATGGAAGATAGCTGGCGTTTGCACAGTTTCGATCTGGAGATTACTAAAAGTGCAAATTTGAATATTGTCGACACGCTAAAAGTCAAAGAGCAATATGTGCCGGTTGGTAAAAAAGTTTGGATGCCGTCTACAGCTAAGATGGAGTTTAACGGCGGTATATTTGGGTTTAAGTTTGGCGGGTATTTTATTGCAGTTTACAGCAATTATAACCTTAACCCAACGCTCAACCAGAAGGAATTTGCAGAGGTATTGAAAATACCGCAAGGTGTCAATAAGAAAGACTCAGTTTACTGGCAGCAAGAGCGCCCAGTGCCGTTGACGACTGAAGAGATTACAGATTACCAGAAGAAAGCAATCCTGGCAAAAAAGAGGGAATCCAAACCTTACCTCGATTCGCTGGATAGGATAGGTAACCGTGTAACCGCGAATAAATTATTGTTAACAGGCATACTTGAACGCGACAGGTACAAAAAGCAGTACACCTATTTTAGTCCGCTGCTTACATCGTTCCTTTACAACACGGTTGAGGGTTTTACCTTTAACTACAATGTAAACTATGTAAAGCAGATCGATAGCATTAACAATAAATATTTGCGTCTGGGAGGCAACGTACGCTACGGCATCCGAAACGAACGCTTTCACGGTTTTGTAGACGGTACTGTTCCGTTAAGCGGATCGACTTTGAGTTTTGCAGTTGGCAACAGTATGTTCGATATCAACAACACTAATCCTACCAGCCCGCTGTTTAACACCTTTAACAGTTTATTCCGCAGGCTAAACCAGTTGAAGTTGTATGAAAGGTCATTCGTCACGGTTTCGCTTAACAAGCGTATTTATGGCGGGTTGCGAGGCGGCATTACGATCGACTATTCTGACAGGCAGTGGCTGCCAAACACTTCCTTGTACAGCATAACCAACCTGCAGAACTACGAGTTTACGTCTAACAATCCCCTTACACCGAAGGCAGATAACCCGCTTTTTCCGCGCAACCAGTCGTTCACAGTGAACTTGCATGCCAGCTATAATTTCAGCAATCGGTATGAAACTTATCCAACGGGGCGCAGATATTTGCCATCACCATACCCAACATTAACCGTTAATTATACACGTGCTATCCGGAATGTTTTTGGATCGGATGTCGATTATAACTTCGTGAAGGCAACGCTTTCTAAGGAAGACATTAGTCTAGGGCCAATAGGGAAGTCGTCTTTTTATATTGGCGCCGGTAAATTCTTTGGTGTTAAGCAGATCTATTTTACAGACTATGCGCATTTTTATGGTAACGAGGGCGTTTTCTTTGTAAACGCGCCAAACGCGTTCCTGATATTGCCTTTATATGAATTCAGCACACCGGAAAGTTATCTCGAGGCTCATTACGAACATAACTTCGGCGGGTATTTTTTAAGCCGGGTGCCGCTGATCCGCAAGTTAAAACTGCATGAAATTGTCAATGTAAATTACTTGGCTACCCCGCAGATTGGTAATTATGTTGAGTTTGCAGCCGGTGTTCAATTGTATGGTATAAGGTTCCAGATGGGCAGGTCGTTTAGGACTGATGGCCACTCAACATCTACGGCGCTTATCGGGTTGGCATTACCTATGCGGCCGGCACGGCCGAATTAA
- the ligA gene encoding NAD-dependent DNA ligase LigA: MSPKEKIEKLTAELRQHNYNYYVLAQPTISDYDFDIKLKELAALEKEHPELADPESPTQRVGGEVTKEFQTVKHRWPMLSLGNTYSEQELIDFDQRIRKAIGDNFEYVCELKFDGLSMSMTYQDGKLARAVTRGNGYEGDDVTTNVRTIHSVPKKLAPGDYPDSFEIRGEVLMHRKAFERLNDERIEHGEVAYANPRNFASGTMKLQDSAEVARRPLDCFLYFLYTEKQLFKTHWESLQAVKRWGFHVSEHNKLCSNINEVLKFIAHWEEKRFDLSFDIDGIVIKVNSYAQQEELGFTAKVPRWAISYKYKAEQVETILEKVVYNVGRTGAVTPVANLKPVLLAGTTVKRATLHNANEILRLDLHQGDTVYVEKGGEIIPKIISVNTTKRQAGAEPIAYVTTCPACGTQLERKEGEAAFYCPNDEACPPQIVSKMQHFVGRRAMNIDGLGDETIETLYQRGLLKHISDIYDLKNHYGALTSMDRFGEKSITNMLDGIEKSKKMPFEKVLFGLGIRYIGETVAKKLVAHFKTIEKLQAATFEELTAVDEIGDRIAQSLVEYFAEPKHLQEIQKMQQDGLQFAAEEKEVVLASDKLSGKTFIISGTFERSRVELKEIIEQNGGKILSSISAKLDYLVAGDNMGPAKLEKATKLNIPIISDGELMGML, from the coding sequence ATGTCGCCTAAAGAAAAAATAGAAAAGCTCACCGCCGAATTAAGGCAGCATAATTACAATTATTATGTGCTGGCCCAACCCACCATTTCAGACTATGATTTTGATATCAAACTGAAAGAACTGGCTGCTCTGGAGAAAGAACATCCTGAATTAGCTGACCCTGAATCGCCTACGCAGCGTGTTGGCGGCGAAGTGACTAAAGAATTTCAAACGGTAAAGCACCGCTGGCCTATGCTGTCGCTCGGTAACACTTACAGCGAGCAGGAACTGATAGATTTCGATCAGCGCATCCGTAAAGCCATTGGTGATAATTTTGAGTATGTGTGCGAGTTAAAATTCGATGGCCTGTCTATGAGCATGACCTATCAAGACGGGAAACTAGCGCGCGCGGTAACACGTGGGAATGGTTATGAGGGCGATGACGTAACTACCAACGTCCGCACGATACATAGTGTGCCGAAAAAGTTAGCGCCGGGCGATTATCCCGATTCATTCGAGATCAGGGGCGAGGTATTGATGCACCGTAAGGCGTTCGAGCGCTTAAATGATGAACGTATAGAACACGGAGAAGTTGCTTATGCTAACCCACGGAATTTTGCCTCCGGAACGATGAAATTGCAGGATTCGGCAGAGGTAGCCCGTAGGCCATTAGACTGCTTTTTATATTTCCTTTATACAGAAAAGCAGTTATTCAAGACCCATTGGGAGAGCTTGCAAGCCGTAAAGCGCTGGGGCTTTCACGTAAGTGAGCATAACAAATTGTGCAGCAACATTAATGAGGTGCTAAAGTTTATTGCGCACTGGGAAGAGAAGCGCTTTGATCTTTCTTTCGATATTGACGGTATTGTAATTAAAGTGAACAGTTACGCGCAACAAGAAGAGTTGGGCTTTACGGCTAAGGTTCCGCGATGGGCAATATCCTATAAGTACAAAGCCGAGCAAGTGGAAACCATTTTAGAAAAAGTAGTGTATAACGTCGGTCGCACAGGGGCGGTTACTCCTGTAGCTAACTTGAAGCCGGTATTGCTTGCCGGTACTACAGTTAAACGCGCAACGTTGCACAACGCCAATGAGATACTTCGGCTCGATCTGCACCAGGGCGACACGGTGTATGTCGAAAAGGGCGGCGAGATAATCCCAAAGATCATCAGCGTGAATACGACCAAACGGCAAGCCGGTGCAGAACCAATTGCGTATGTAACTACGTGCCCGGCCTGTGGTACGCAGCTTGAACGTAAAGAAGGAGAGGCGGCGTTTTATTGCCCTAATGATGAAGCCTGCCCGCCACAAATAGTAAGCAAGATGCAGCACTTTGTTGGCCGCAGGGCAATGAACATTGATGGTTTGGGCGATGAGACTATTGAGACGCTTTACCAAAGGGGTTTGCTGAAACACATCAGCGATATTTATGACCTTAAAAACCATTATGGCGCGCTCACTTCTATGGATCGGTTCGGCGAAAAGTCGATCACTAACATGCTGGATGGCATAGAAAAATCTAAGAAGATGCCTTTTGAGAAAGTGCTGTTTGGCTTAGGTATACGTTATATTGGCGAAACCGTGGCTAAAAAACTGGTGGCACATTTCAAGACGATCGAGAAATTGCAGGCCGCGACATTCGAAGAGTTGACCGCCGTAGATGAAATAGGCGACCGCATTGCCCAAAGCTTGGTCGAATATTTTGCTGAGCCAAAGCACTTACAAGAAATCCAAAAAATGCAGCAGGATGGCTTGCAGTTTGCTGCCGAAGAAAAGGAAGTGGTGCTGGCCAGCGACAAATTGAGCGGCAAAACCTTCATTATCTCGGGCACCTTTGAACGCTCGCGCGTGGAATTGAAAGAAATTATAGAACAAAACGGGGGCAAAATATTAAGTAGTATCTCTGCAAAGCTTGATTACCTGGTAGCAGGTGATAATATGGGGCCTGCAAAATTGGAAAAGGCAACGAAGTTGAATATCCCGATAATAAGTGACGGGGAGCTAATGGGCATGCTGTAA
- a CDS encoding AI-2E family transporter: protein MTSKETGTPYYAKLAYVFTAIIGFGFLVHIGKSMLDPLMFGFLFAVLLLPLANFFEHKWKLPRSASAFLAIFLFVLFVGGIVYLVATQISRLADDWPMLKKQIEQSVQDLQGWVQSTFHVNMESQMAYVHNTTSKIVSSGTALVGSTFLSVGSIVLFLLLINVFTFLILFYRKLLFEFLLRACGDKHCDTIKDIAEQIQLILREYILGLLLEMFLVAAAACSVFWIIGIKYAALLGLITGLFNIIPYVGIFTALLLSTLITFATGALTDTFFVAISVIGIHAIDANFLLPVVVGSKVRLNALITFLGIILGEMLWGLSGMFLSIPTLAIIKIVFDHIKPLKPWGFLLGGDYVYKRSAERKMKTE from the coding sequence ATGACCAGCAAAGAAACCGGCACGCCCTATTACGCTAAACTGGCGTATGTTTTTACGGCAATCATTGGTTTCGGCTTTTTGGTGCATATCGGCAAAAGCATGTTAGACCCGCTCATGTTCGGGTTTCTATTTGCCGTTCTGCTGTTGCCCCTGGCAAACTTCTTTGAACATAAATGGAAACTGCCCAGAAGCGCTTCAGCGTTTTTAGCTATTTTTTTATTTGTGCTTTTTGTTGGCGGAATAGTGTATCTGGTAGCTACGCAAATATCCCGGTTGGCCGACGACTGGCCGATGCTGAAAAAGCAGATAGAACAATCAGTACAAGACCTGCAGGGATGGGTACAATCCACTTTCCACGTCAACATGGAAAGCCAGATGGCTTACGTGCATAACACCACCAGCAAAATCGTATCATCGGGTACAGCATTGGTGGGCAGCACATTCCTGTCGGTGGGGTCAATTGTTCTGTTTTTATTGCTCATTAATGTCTTCACGTTCCTTATACTGTTTTACCGCAAGCTTCTCTTCGAATTTTTATTGCGTGCCTGCGGCGACAAGCATTGTGATACTATAAAAGACATTGCAGAGCAGATACAGTTGATATTGCGTGAATACATCCTCGGTTTGTTATTAGAGATGTTTCTGGTTGCCGCCGCTGCCTGCAGTGTATTTTGGATCATTGGGATAAAATACGCCGCCTTGTTGGGGTTGATCACCGGTTTATTCAACATCATTCCCTACGTGGGTATTTTTACCGCGCTGCTATTGAGTACGCTTATCACTTTTGCGACAGGCGCGCTTACAGATACCTTTTTCGTTGCCATTAGCGTGATCGGTATACATGCAATTGATGCAAACTTTTTGCTGCCGGTTGTGGTAGGCTCAAAGGTGCGGCTTAACGCGCTTATCACGTTCTTGGGAATCATACTTGGCGAAATGCTTTGGGGGCTTTCCGGCATGTTCTTATCCATTCCGACGCTGGCCATTATAAAGATTGTTTTTGATCACATTAAGCCACTGAAGCCCTGGGGCTTTTTGCTGGGCGGCGACTACGTTTACAAGCGATCCGCTGAAAGAAAAATGAAGACTGAATGA
- a CDS encoding MBL fold metallo-hydrolase codes for MNFKLFSIFILSALAISAKAQSFKIVPLGVLGGEDESNLSSYMLAPAGSNNYVCLDAGTLYTGISKAIANKVFAGTAEQVLRQKIKGYLISHSHLDHLSGLVINSPADTNKTIYAFADCLKVFETHYFTPVSWSNFGDKGEAPVLKKYHYETLEAGKETAIASTDMTVTPYPLSHSNLTSTAFLVRSGSAYVLYLGDTGPDAVEKSANLHNLWTAVAPLIKDKRLKAIMIETSFPDEQPDKSLFGHFTPRWLMSEFDNLAQLTGGAASLKGFKVVITHLKPPVASVSKIKQQLKAENKLGLNLIFPEQGKTLTL; via the coding sequence ATGAATTTTAAGCTCTTCTCCATATTCATCCTAAGCGCTTTAGCGATAAGTGCCAAAGCGCAATCCTTTAAAATTGTTCCCTTGGGCGTACTAGGTGGCGAAGACGAAAGTAACCTGTCCTCATATATGCTTGCCCCTGCCGGATCTAATAACTATGTTTGTTTAGATGCGGGGACATTGTATACAGGTATTAGTAAAGCCATTGCCAATAAAGTTTTTGCAGGCACTGCTGAGCAAGTTTTACGACAAAAGATAAAAGGCTATCTAATATCCCACTCGCATCTGGATCACCTATCCGGATTGGTGATCAACTCCCCTGCCGACACCAATAAAACTATTTACGCGTTCGCGGATTGCCTTAAAGTTTTCGAAACGCATTACTTTACACCTGTTAGCTGGTCAAATTTCGGCGACAAAGGTGAAGCCCCTGTACTCAAAAAATATCATTACGAAACGCTGGAAGCAGGCAAGGAAACAGCCATTGCTAGTACTGATATGACTGTCACCCCATATCCGCTTAGCCATTCGAATTTGACCAGTACAGCATTCCTTGTACGTAGCGGCAGCGCTTACGTACTTTACTTAGGTGACACCGGACCGGATGCGGTGGAGAAAAGTGCTAACCTGCATAACCTTTGGACTGCCGTAGCACCGCTAATTAAAGACAAACGCCTAAAGGCGATCATGATCGAAACATCTTTTCCTGACGAGCAGCCGGACAAATCTCTATTTGGGCATTTTACCCCAAGATGGTTGATGTCAGAATTTGATAATTTAGCGCAACTGACCGGCGGCGCGGCCTCGCTTAAAGGCTTTAAAGTCGTCATCACTCATTTAAAACCACCGGTTGCAAGCGTCAGCAAAATAAAGCAACAATTAAAAGCCGAAAACAAGTTAGGCCTGAACCTGATATTCCCTGAACAGGGAAAGACGTTGACGCTTTAA
- a CDS encoding MFS transporter produces MNKKIIRAAVGAMFFMTGLCFASWASRIATIQQKLALTDAALGGVLFALPVGLMLSLPFSGWAVTKFGSKTLLTIALIMYGVFLIGLGSVTQPYQLILCLVLFGFAGNATNISVNTQAVATEKVYKKPIMASFHGLWSLAGFAGAAIGTLMIGQNILPAAHFMFIATLTLITVIICRQYLHNDNSTGDTGPAFVIPDRSLVGLGIIAFCSMICEGAMFDWSVIYFKKIVLAEKAWVAAGYTAFMSTMATGRFIADWFAHKFGLKRTLQLSGTLTTIGLLIAVLFPVLPAAIGGFMLVGFGVSSVVPMIYSAAAKSKTMQPGAAIAAVSTISFAGFLIGPPVIGFLAGAFTLRVSFIFIALMGASVVVLVSRAKLD; encoded by the coding sequence TTGAATAAGAAAATTATCAGGGCGGCGGTAGGCGCCATGTTTTTCATGACGGGCTTGTGCTTTGCCAGCTGGGCATCGCGTATAGCAACCATTCAACAAAAATTGGCACTTACTGATGCTGCGCTTGGCGGAGTATTATTTGCACTGCCGGTAGGTTTAATGCTGTCTTTGCCATTCTCTGGTTGGGCGGTCACCAAATTCGGAAGCAAAACGCTGCTTACAATCGCATTGATCATGTACGGCGTTTTTTTGATCGGGTTGGGAAGCGTAACACAACCCTACCAATTGATTTTATGCCTGGTGCTATTCGGTTTCGCCGGTAATGCCACAAATATTTCTGTCAACACACAGGCTGTCGCGACGGAAAAGGTGTATAAAAAACCGATAATGGCCTCGTTCCACGGGCTGTGGAGCCTGGCGGGTTTTGCCGGCGCCGCAATAGGCACGCTGATGATCGGGCAAAACATCCTGCCTGCAGCACATTTTATGTTCATCGCAACGTTGACACTCATAACTGTTATCATCTGCAGGCAGTATTTACATAATGATAATTCGACCGGCGATACTGGGCCCGCCTTTGTTATCCCCGACAGGTCATTAGTAGGCTTGGGTATCATCGCATTCTGCTCCATGATTTGCGAAGGCGCCATGTTCGACTGGAGTGTAATCTACTTTAAAAAGATTGTATTAGCAGAGAAGGCCTGGGTGGCTGCAGGTTACACAGCCTTTATGAGCACCATGGCTACCGGGCGTTTCATTGCCGACTGGTTTGCACACAAATTTGGGCTGAAACGCACGCTTCAATTAAGCGGAACGCTCACTACGATCGGATTGCTCATTGCTGTACTTTTTCCGGTGCTGCCCGCTGCCATCGGCGGTTTCATGCTGGTTGGTTTTGGTGTATCATCCGTTGTGCCTATGATCTACAGCGCAGCGGCCAAATCTAAAACCATGCAACCGGGCGCGGCTATCGCGGCGGTGTCTACTATAAGCTTTGCAGGGTTTTTAATTGGGCCGCCGGTTATTGGCTTCCTGGCGGGCGCATTTACACTGCGTGTTTCATTTATCTTTATCGCATTGATGGGAGCCAGCGTTGTTGTATTGGTTTCAAGGGCTAAGCTGGATTAA
- a CDS encoding SDR family oxidoreductase gives MLLLILVENPLKLLMSTVVILSHPFSFVGMFLSGKKQCNAVPPLNKQTIVITGASSGIGRATAIELARYNCKLILAARNKAALDEVADVCNRLGANAMVVVTDVTDAQAITTLGKDACAFGKSIDAWINVAGVGLLGDFSSIPLEVHQQVIQTNLIGYINGAYAALPCFKKQGYGTIVNVNSAGGFLPMPYSVAYTASKYGVRGYAEALQGELGDYPNINVCNVYPGFVDTPGPSHAGNYTGKKLKPMPPVVSPTRVASEIVALLQNPREHVLIGSAAYGARVGSIFAPRFTRWVMTQISRNYFKHAEPEAVTNGNLQHATHLHYQISGGYTSKKVTKHNLKLGGIAGAAAVTAFWLVRKFV, from the coding sequence TTGCTTCTTCTGATACTGGTTGAAAATCCGCTTAAACTTTTAATGTCGACTGTCGTTATTCTATCTCACCCTTTCAGTTTTGTAGGTATGTTTTTATCAGGCAAAAAACAGTGCAACGCGGTACCGCCGCTTAACAAGCAAACCATAGTAATCACCGGTGCTTCGAGTGGAATTGGGCGGGCAACCGCTATTGAACTGGCCAGGTATAACTGCAAATTGATATTGGCTGCCCGCAACAAAGCTGCTTTGGATGAGGTAGCAGATGTATGCAACCGCCTTGGTGCTAACGCAATGGTAGTAGTCACAGATGTCACAGACGCACAAGCTATTACAACATTGGGCAAAGACGCATGCGCCTTCGGTAAAAGTATAGATGCCTGGATAAATGTGGCAGGTGTAGGTTTACTTGGCGATTTTAGCAGCATACCCTTAGAGGTACACCAGCAGGTGATACAAACCAACCTGATTGGATACATCAATGGCGCGTACGCAGCGTTACCATGCTTTAAAAAGCAAGGTTATGGTACAATAGTGAACGTAAACTCAGCAGGGGGATTTTTGCCGATGCCTTATTCGGTAGCCTACACTGCCAGTAAATACGGCGTACGGGGATATGCCGAAGCTTTGCAAGGCGAACTTGGCGACTACCCTAACATAAATGTGTGCAACGTTTATCCCGGTTTCGTAGACACACCCGGCCCGTCGCATGCCGGAAATTACACGGGCAAAAAGCTAAAACCCATGCCGCCCGTAGTAAGCCCGACAAGGGTAGCATCAGAGATAGTGGCATTATTACAAAACCCGCGCGAACACGTGTTAATAGGTTCTGCGGCATACGGCGCCAGGGTCGGCAGTATATTTGCGCCGCGCTTTACCCGCTGGGTGATGACACAAATTTCCAGGAATTATTTTAAACATGCAGAACCGGAAGCTGTGACCAATGGAAACTTACAGCACGCTACACATCTTCATTATCAGATATCGGGCGGCTATACGTCTAAAAAGGTTACTAAGCATAACCTAAAGTTAGGTGGTATCGCAGGCGCCGCAGCGGTAACCGCGTTCTGGCTGGTAAGAAAGTTTGTTTAA
- a CDS encoding glycoside hydrolase, which produces MITKKMTFLVAIFATVVLSAFAIFAALDGKWVGTTNMDGNDLALTYNFKVDGDKLTGTAESPYGVSTIDNGKVSGDMINFSTVVNGLEIPQKGKVYADSVVMNIDVNGNILHATLKRPK; this is translated from the coding sequence ATGATAACTAAAAAAATGACGTTTCTGGTGGCAATTTTCGCCACGGTTGTACTTTCGGCGTTTGCCATTTTCGCGGCACTTGATGGTAAATGGGTAGGTACCACTAATATGGATGGTAACGACCTTGCATTAACCTACAACTTTAAAGTTGACGGCGATAAACTAACCGGTACAGCCGAGTCGCCTTATGGTGTGTCTACAATCGATAATGGCAAAGTGAGCGGCGATATGATCAATTTTTCAACCGTTGTTAATGGTTTAGAAATACCTCAGAAAGGTAAGGTTTATGCCGACTCTGTCGTGATGAACATAGATGTAAACGGCAACATATTACACGCTACTTTAAAAAGGCCTAAATAA
- the mgrA gene encoding L-glyceraldehyde 3-phosphate reductase, which yields MKYQPADNRYDKMEYRRCGNSGIKLPAISLGLWHNFGHVDVMEHFRKTLQLAFDSGITHFDLANNYGPPPGSAEENFGKLLKADFAGYRDEMIISTKAGYHMWEGPYGEWGSKKYLVASLDQSLKRMGLDYVDIFYSHLPDPDTPLEETMGALDLMVRQGKALYVGISNYQADEAQRAIDILKDLGTPCLIHQPKYSMFERWVEGGLLDVLEKDGVGCIPFSPLAQGLLTNKYLNGIPEDSRAHKASGFLQENQVTPEAVDKAKKLNELARQRGQSLAQMALAWLLKDPRVTSVLVGASSPTQLADSLKCLDNIKFSGEEINQIETILK from the coding sequence ATGAAATACCAGCCTGCCGACAATCGGTACGATAAAATGGAATACCGCCGCTGTGGAAATAGCGGCATTAAATTGCCCGCCATCTCACTTGGGCTATGGCACAACTTTGGTCACGTAGACGTGATGGAGCATTTCCGCAAAACGCTGCAATTAGCGTTTGACAGCGGCATTACGCATTTCGATCTGGCTAACAACTACGGCCCGCCTCCGGGATCTGCAGAAGAAAACTTTGGTAAATTATTGAAAGCCGATTTTGCCGGCTACCGCGATGAGATGATCATATCTACCAAAGCGGGCTACCATATGTGGGAAGGCCCGTACGGCGAGTGGGGATCTAAAAAATACCTGGTGGCCAGCCTTGACCAAAGCCTAAAACGCATGGGCTTGGATTACGTGGATATTTTCTACTCGCACCTCCCCGACCCTGACACACCACTTGAAGAAACTATGGGCGCGTTAGACCTGATGGTTCGGCAAGGCAAAGCATTATACGTAGGTATTTCAAATTACCAGGCCGACGAGGCGCAGCGCGCGATCGATATTTTAAAAGACCTGGGCACGCCATGCCTCATTCATCAGCCAAAATATTCAATGTTTGAGCGATGGGTAGAAGGCGGGTTGCTTGATGTTTTGGAAAAAGACGGCGTAGGTTGTATACCATTTTCGCCGCTGGCACAAGGGCTGCTTACCAACAAATATTTAAACGGCATCCCCGAAGATTCACGCGCACACAAAGCAAGCGGCTTTTTGCAGGAGAACCAGGTTACGCCTGAGGCTGTAGACAAGGCCAAAAAACTAAATGAACTGGCACGGCAACGTGGCCAGTCGCTTGCACAAATGGCGCTTGCCTGGTTATTGAAAGACCCGCGGGTAACCTCAGTCCTGGTAGGTGCAAGCAGCCCTACGCAACTGGCAGATTCCCTCAAATGCCTGGATAACATTAAATTCAGCGGTGAAGAAATAAACCAAATAGAAACGATCTTAAAATAA